From a single candidate division KSB1 bacterium genomic region:
- a CDS encoding NHL repeat-containing protein produces the protein MRFGIFLFLFVTVFANTAAQPVQANFLGSLLGDTLNTRPLAQPAAIALDPEGNLYVADTGNQRVVKCDPEGRWLREVGGFGFDAGQFDRPVDVWAGNGLDVIVADYNNHRLQRFDRDLNFIAAYSSEAGQEQSLQFGYPAAVALSPQGELLVADHEFNRLLRFDAFGRPRASFGDFNWGEGGLVRPAKIMISSRGEIFVSDSVRHAIMIYDAYGNFLDLLGAGLLDRPCGVAEWQGLVLVADRGHQRIAGFRRSGELVIEFGRADSTTPGLRAPVALAVRPTLPSAGTQAAVARAYVLDAGRLAVLVYALTRKSN, from the coding sequence GTGCGATTTGGAATTTTCCTGTTTCTGTTCGTGACTGTGTTTGCGAACACTGCCGCCCAGCCCGTGCAGGCAAACTTTCTCGGCAGCCTGCTCGGCGATACCCTGAACACCCGCCCGCTTGCCCAGCCTGCAGCAATTGCCCTCGATCCCGAGGGCAATCTTTATGTGGCCGATACCGGCAATCAGCGCGTGGTCAAGTGTGATCCGGAAGGCCGGTGGCTGCGGGAAGTGGGCGGATTCGGCTTCGATGCGGGGCAGTTCGACCGCCCGGTCGATGTGTGGGCCGGCAATGGCCTGGATGTGATTGTGGCCGACTACAACAATCACCGCCTGCAGCGTTTTGACCGGGACTTGAATTTCATCGCCGCTTATTCCAGCGAAGCAGGGCAGGAGCAAAGCCTGCAATTCGGCTATCCAGCCGCGGTGGCTCTTTCACCGCAGGGAGAGTTGTTGGTGGCGGATCATGAATTCAACCGGCTGCTGCGTTTCGATGCCTTCGGCAGACCCAGGGCCAGCTTCGGTGATTTCAACTGGGGCGAGGGCGGCCTCGTCCGGCCCGCGAAAATCATGATCTCCAGCCGTGGTGAAATATTCGTGAGCGATTCGGTGCGCCACGCGATCATGATCTACGATGCCTATGGCAACTTCCTTGACCTGCTGGGCGCAGGGTTGCTCGACCGCCCCTGTGGGGTGGCGGAGTGGCAGGGTCTGGTTTTGGTCGCCGATCGGGGACACCAGCGCATTGCCGGCTTCCGCCGCAGCGGCGAGCTGGTTATCGAATTCGGCCGGGCCGATTCGACCACGCCGGGCCTGCGCGCGCCGGTTGCGCTTGCTGTGCGGCCAACGCTGCCATCCGCCGGCACGCAGGCGGCTGTGGCGCGCGCCTATGTGCTGGATGCCGGCCGCCTTGCCGTGCTCGTCTATGCATTGACCCGGAAATCAAATTGA